In Nocardioides jishulii, the DNA window GTCCGTCGGCTCCGGCGGCGTCCCGCTCACGGGCCCGTCCGGGGACACGTGCTCCACGGCCGCAGGCACGGCCACACCCCGGACCTGCGTGTGCTCCTCCCAGGACCACTCCTCCGGCTCCTCCTCCCACGACGGAGCGGTGGCGGTCCCTGCGCGGGTGAGCTCCTCCTTGGCCTGCTCCCACTGACCGCTCAACGCTGCCAACCGGCGGGCGACAGCCTGCTCGTGCTCGGGTGAGGGGCGTCGATTGCGCATGCCCTAGACGGTAGGGAAGTTCGCGATGCCACGCGCCGCGTCGCTCGGCCGCCTGTGGACAACCCGCCGTACCACCGGTGCGGGTCAGAGGCGCGGCATCACAGGCGCGGTGCGAGCACCCCGGCCAGCATCCCTGGGCCCACGTGGGCCCCCAGCACGCCGCCCAGCTCCGTGCACTGCACGGGACGACCCTGGAGGTTGTCGGCCAAGCGCTCGGTGAGTCTCGCGGTCAGGTCCTGCGCCCGCTGGGGATTGGCGAGGTGGGCGATGCAGATGTCCACGGGACTCTCCCCTGCCGCCTGCACCAGCAGGTCCTCCAGGCGGGCCAGCGCGCGGTTGGCCGTGCGCACCTTCTCCAGCGACGCGACCTTGCCGTCGCGGATCTCCAGCAACGGCTTGACCGCGAGGGCCCCGCCCAGCAGGGCGGCGGCGGGGCCGATCCGGCCTCCCCGGCGCAGGTACTCCAGCGTGTCCACGTAGAAGAGGGAGCGCGACGCGGCCGCCCTGGCCCGAGCAGCCTCAGCGGCCACCTCGGCGTCTCCGCCGTCGTCGATCACGTCCTGGGCGGCCAGGGCGGCGAAGCCGGTCGCGGCACCGACCTGTCGGCTGTCGATCACCGTCACCGGGACCGGCGCCTGTCGCGCCGCCAGCTGGCAGGACTCGAAGGTCCCGCTCATGTCACCGGAGAGGTGGACCGAGAGGATCTCCTCCGCGCCGGAGGCCGCCAGGGACCGGTAGACCTCCAGGATCGCGGAGGGGTTGGGCCGCGACGTGGAGACCGGGGTGAACTCCTTCAGCGCGACGGCGACCGCCTCGGGCGAGGCACCCTCGCTGCCCTCGTCGTACACGTGGGCCCCGATGACCACCTGGAGCGGGATCACCGTGATGCCGCGGGTCTCGGCGACGCCGGGCGCGAGGCAGGCGGTGGAGTCGGTGACAACCACGGTACGAGCGGTCATGGCGTGCACCTTAGTGCGTTCCTCCGGAGGTCAGTGACGTGTCCACGCCGTCGAGGGGGCACGCGACGTGCCCCCTCGACGATGCACCCGCGGGGTGGTCAGACGACGATGTTGACGAGCTTGGGCGCGCGCACGATGACCTTGCGCACGGTCTGGCCCTCCAGCGCGCGCTGGACGCCCGGGTCGGCCAGCGCCGCGGCCTCCAGGTCGGCCTCGGAGATGTCCGGAGCCACCTCGAGACGACCCTTGACCTTGCCCTTGACCTGCACGACGCAGGTGACCGAGTCCTCGACCAGCAGGGCCTCGTCGACCTCCGGCCAGGCGACCTGGGCGACGGAGGGCTGGTGGCCCAGGCGCTCCCACATCTCCTCGGCGGTGTAGGGCGCGACCATGGAGAGCAGCATCGCGACCGTCTCGGTGGCCTCGCGCACGGCCGGGTCGGCGCCGCCGCAGCCGGAGTCGATGGCCTTGCGGACCGCGTTGACCAGCTCCATCGTGCGGGCGACCATCACGTTGAAGCGGTGCGTCTCGACCAGGTGGGCCGCGTCGTGCAGCACCTTGGCGGTCACCTTGCGCAGGGCCAGGTCACCGGTGGTGACGTCGACGCCCGGCTCGGAGGTGACGTCACCGCTCAGGCGCCAGGCGCGCTGCAGGAAGCGCAGCGAGCCGGCCGGCGAGACGTCGGCCCAGTCGATGTTGTCCTCGGGCGGGGAGGCGAAGACCAGGGTCAGGCGCACCGCGTCGACACCGAACTCGGCGAGCTGGTCACCCAGGTTGACGCCGTTGCCCAGCGACTTGCTCATCTTGCGGCCCTGGTTGAGGACCTTGCCCTGGCTCAGGTAGGCCGAGAACGGCTCGTCCCAGCCGACCAGACCCATGTCGCGCAGCGCCTTGGTGAAGAAGCGGGAGTACAGCAGGTGGAGCACGGCGTGCTCGTCGCCGCCGACGTACAGGTCGACGGGGCCCCACGCGTTGGCCAGGTCGGTGTCGAAGGC includes these proteins:
- a CDS encoding DegV family protein, with translation MTARTVVVTDSTACLAPGVAETRGITVIPLQVVIGAHVYDEGSEGASPEAVAVALKEFTPVSTSRPNPSAILEVYRSLAASGAEEILSVHLSGDMSGTFESCQLAARQAPVPVTVIDSRQVGAATGFAALAAQDVIDDGGDAEVAAEAARARAAASRSLFYVDTLEYLRRGGRIGPAAALLGGALAVKPLLEIRDGKVASLEKVRTANRALARLEDLLVQAAGESPVDICIAHLANPQRAQDLTARLTERLADNLQGRPVQCTELGGVLGAHVGPGMLAGVLAPRL